Proteins encoded together in one Astatotilapia calliptera chromosome 7, fAstCal1.2, whole genome shotgun sequence window:
- the LOC113026113 gene encoding leukemia inhibitory factor receptor-like: MIAWLLLLSLSTTSTQDGQENSVLRCGPQNVTLDYDSFLLKWEDDPSCSVIRDGLVYELQLLIADKPEHNGEVVVAPAQIGSTHSWKWTSHLPSQCARHSVRLRSQYNNQSSPWMQKTLPDQGEILVLPRDQILEVGSTATFCCMVPDGESIKTMFLYDYKGTNVTTTKISEHVHSLTVHLDQESENYSDVRCETTKGNINGASFHASYPPDDSDLKCETRDLESIDCFWNVGRAANEHPAMERTYQLQGSSCINGRSGKCSQKVKLDAAERNWTLTATNRLGKLEIHDNADLTKRVHMVAPDKVAASTVNPRNISLKWSWTVQKYSNLNITCQVDVSDGNSNTKTENIGVGLTAAVIKDLIPYWDYVVRVRCGTAQHFWKWGDWSKSVKICTKGDVPDALDVWMKVKADQAVISWKVPLTNQSHGEIFDYKVSWAKTKDKNQSNQTNVSRSNHSLTLTLDPSEEYMVTVTARNINGSSSPSTIIIPRSNLDTSEVKTSWISGSNGSFFLSWPDSPNASCGYIVDWCPVFGNCTFEWMKVPPNRTHTTVFSKNFEDGRRYLLSIYACTEGAAVLLQRRKGYIRETKIGVELFKLKYKQEDSAVEVSWEPIPLEKQTASIHGYILYYQDKSGNVFNVSTDDPEATSLTAKNLNISMYTFTVTASTAFGLCGNSSINVTLNPPADQLIMLILISLGAVFLILSVSTIICYRQWACIKHKVYPPIPKPVLTDQWLTLPDEHTSHHLHFDQSYYREVLDIPKLHDQFRPPQPEVDQDYKPFTFSQTPKGYYNKPLKKSQPCLTLPTTGLTSQPGLPSSPINGVFPNPLYNPSYNLVLQSVDREVKSGPEVHEGIPFIRSFSGYQPQSPDETFTTTELEEYPNSPISCVSTYILLPQKTSN; the protein is encoded by the exons GTGTTTTGCGTTGTGGACCTCAGAATGTGACTCTTGACTACGACAGTTTCCTGTTAAAGTGGGAAGATGACCCTTCTTGCTCTGTGATACGAGATGGGCTCGTGTACGAGCTGCAGCTTCTCATTGCAGACAAACCTGAACACAAT GGTGAAGTTGTTGTGGCACCTGCACAGATAGGATCTACTCATTCCTGGAAATGGACTTCCCATTTACCATCGCAGTGTGCTCGCCATTCAGTCCGGCTCAGGTCCCAATACAACAACCAATCAAGCCCATGGATGCAGAAGACACTACCTG ACCAGGGTGAAATACTGGTTCTCCCAAGAGACCAAATATTGGAGGTGGGCAGCACAGCCACATTCTGCTGCATGGTGCCAGATGGGGAAAGTATTAAAACAATGTTTCTATATGACTACAAAGGCACTAATGTAACAACTACAAAGATCAGTGAACATGTGCACTCCCTGACTGTTCACCTGGACCAAGAATCAGAAAACTATAGTGATGTACGATGTGAAACAACCAAAGGAAACATCAACGGAGCCAGTTTTCACGCCAGCT ATCCTCCTGATGACAGTGATCTTAAGTGTGAAACCCGGGATCTGGAATCAATCGATTGTTTTTGGAACGTAGGAAGGGCAGCAAACGAACATCCTGCAATGGAAAGAACATATCAGCTCCAAGGAAG CTCATGCATCAATGGACGTTCAGGTAAATGCTCGCAAAAAGTAAAGCTGGATGCAGCTGAGAGGAACTGGACCTTAACAGCAACTAATCGGCTGGGAAAGCTCGAGATCCATGACAACGCGGACCTGACCAAAAGAG TGCACATGGTTGCTCCAGACAAAGTGGCAGCTTCAACTGTGAACCCCAGAAACATCAGTCTGAAATGGAGCTGGACTGTGCAGAAGTACAGTAATCTCAACATCACATGCCAAGTAGATGTCAGTGATGGAAACTCTAATACCAAA ACTGAAAACATTGGAGTTGGCCTCACAGCTGCAGTCATCAAGGACTTGATACCATACTGGGACTATGTTGTGAGGGTCCGATGTGGAACAGCACAGCATTTCTGGAAATGGGGTGACTGGAGCAAAAGTGTCAAAATCTGCACGAAGGGTGATG TTCCAGATGCTCTTGACGTGTGGATGAAGGTGAAGGCAGACCAGGCTGTAATCTCCTGGAAG GTGCCACTGACCAATCAGAGCCATGGAGAAATCTTTGACTACAAAGTGTCCTGGGCAAAGACCAAAGACAAAAATCAGTCAAACCAAACCAACGTGTCCAGAAGCAATCACAGTCTTACACTCACGCTGGACCCCAGTGAGGAGTACATGGTCACTGTCACGGCTAGAAACATAAACGGCAGCTCATCACCATCGACCATCATCATCCCCCGCAGCAATCTAG ATACATCCGAGGTGAAGACCTCCTGGATCAGTGGCAGCAATGGTAGCTTCTTCCTGTCCTGGCCTGATAGTCCTAACGCCAGCTGTGGCTACATAGTGGACTGGTGTCCAGTCTTCGGTAATTGCACCTTCGAGTGGATGAAAGTGCCTCCCAACAGAACTCATACCACAGTTTTTTCAA agaactttgaagatggtCGGAGATACCTGCTGTCCATATACGCCTGCACTGAGGGAGCTGCGGTGCTACTACAGAGAAGAAAGGGCTACATCAGAGAGACCA AAATAGGAGTCGAGCTGTTTAAACTCAAATACAAACAGGAAGACTCGGCTGTTGAGGTATCCTGGGAGCCCATACCTCTGGAAAAGCAGACTGCTTCCATCCATGGATATATTCTCTACTACCAGGACAAGAGCGGGAACGTTTTTAACGTGAGCACAG ATGATCCTGAAGCCACCAGCCTCACTGcaaagaacctgaacatcagTATGTACACCTTCACGGTGACAGCATCAACAGCATTTGGACTTTGTGGTAATTCATCCATCAATGTCACCTTGAATCCCCCGG CTGATCAACTGATAATGCTGATCTTGATATCCCTGGGAGCAGTTTTTCTTATTCTGTCTGTCAGCACAATTATCTGCTACAGACAATGGGCATG CATCAAACACAAAGTCTATCCTCCAATCCCAAAGCCAGTGCTGACCGACCAGTGGCTGACATTACCA gATGAACATACGAGTCATCATCTTCATTTTGATCAGAGTTACTACAGAGAGGTCTTGGATATTCCTAAGCTACATGATCAATTCAGACCACCACAGCCTGAGGTTGACCAGGACTACAAGCCTTTTACCTTCTCTCAGACTCCCAAAGGTTACTACAATAAGCCTCTGAAGAAATCCCAGCCATGTCTCACTTTACCCACTACAGGCCTCACATCTCAGCCAGGCTTGCCATCTTCTCCAATCAATGGCGTATTTCCTAATCCGTTGTACAACCCATCGTACAACCTGGTATTGCAAAGTGTGGACCGTGAAGTCAAATCAGGGCCCGAGGTCCATGAGGGAATACCTTTCATCAGAAGCTTTAGTGGATACCAGCCTCAGAGTCCTGATGAGACCTTTACCACAACTGAGTTAGAGGAGTACCCAAACAGTCCCATATCCTGTGTGTCCACATACATTTTGCTACCACAGAAGACATCTAACTAG